The genomic region GACCAAAGGCATGAAGGATGTAAAGTTTGCTGTTATATTTAAAACCACCATACGGAACCTCTGGGTAATGAGACCCAGGGATCCATCCTTCTTCTCAGAGTCTCAGGTTATTAGGATGCACAAGCcatactttggaaaacactgggcAAAGGGATCTCCCACCATAGCATGTGAGAGAAGATGGGACTGAAACATCTGGCCAGTTCCTAATAGCCTCAGGTTTCACAGTCTCATCTTTAGCCTCATTTGGCATGGGTAGCTGGGGTCTTCCCACATCCCCCCTCCAACATTCAAAGCCTCCCTTGACATCAAGAAGCTGAGTCTCCCTCCACCCCTAGCCAACCTAACGACTTCTTAGATCTCACCTGCTGGCAGATCCCACCCAAGATCACCTCACCTGATGGTCGTGATCTGGCCCAGGTTGAGCTCATAGTTGTTGACTTGGGCGATGAAGATGGCGGCCAGGGCCTCATACAGagcagtcccatccatgttgacagtGGCCCCCACAGGCAGCACGAACCTGGTGATGCGTCGGTCCACACCCAGGCCCTCCTCCAAGCAGCGGAAGGTGATAGGCAGTGTTGCAGAGCTAGGGGAGAGAACCCTGGAGGCTGAGaatggggagtggcaggaaggGACTGGAGTAGCCATGGGCCAAAGGAGGGATTCTGCTGAGAATACTGGGAGATCGGGTGGGAGCCGGGGCAAGGGGAGGATGGCAGGAGCATAACATCTCAGAGGTTGGTAACTGTGCATGGGGAATAAGGGCTCTTCATGATGCAAGAAGCACATGGCAATGGTAGTCCCCTAGGTTGAAGGTCTCTCGACCCACTTAAAGGCAACAGCTTAAAGCTAATTACTAGACACTTATTCATGCCACTGGTGAACTTCCCACTCCCAGAAAGGAAAGGACTAGGGCTCTACTGACCTCCCACACCCTCAGGGTTAAAAGAGAAGTATTACATAGACCCCTAATCCCCACTCATGTAGCTCAGGGAGCAACATCAGCTACACTAACCCTTCCggtctctctccccaccactccaCAGCAGGGGAAGAGCAGTCGAACTGACTGGGGAGTTTAGTTGAAGGAATGGACATCTCACTTGGAGTTGGCCTGTCCGCAAAACATGTGGTCTGGTCAGCTTGATGTCATGCAGTGAGAAGCCTGATCTCAAAAAGAAGGCCTCTGGGGATCCAACCCTGTGGTGATCAGGTGAGTGTCATTCTGGGCTACAATGGCATCAATCTTATTGGCCAAAGACCAAAAGGTGCATTCTCCAGGCAGCATTATGAGCAATAACAATGATACTATTCTTCCATCCAGTTGGCTCTTGTGATACTTCTCAAACCGCTTTGAATTTGGATGACGGGGGAAGGGGAAGCTCTTTACTAACCCtataaaaccacagaaaaagggggaaaggaagagaaaggagccaagTGAGCTCCCAGAGACCACTTTGAGGGGAAATGAGACTCTGAGCTAGAAAATGACACAGAATAGGGAGCACCTTGGTCCTAACCTCAAATTGGCAGCTGGTTCTCCTCcacataaaatagagaaatagaaaatgtggaaaacaggTCAGTAGAACCAGTTTGGGACAAAGATCAGCACCCAGGTGTTGACTGGCCTGCAGACCTTCAGGAACCACTGACATTACCACATAGCTCAGATGAGGTTTAGTACGGGGATTGAGGGCCAGGACTCTTAGGAGGGCCTGTGAACAACTGACAGTGAACCTCAGAaaagtgctgggggtgggggatgaagCCATACCTGGAAGATGTGCCCATGGCAGTGATGAGGGCCTGCAGCATGCCCCCAATGAAGGGGAAGGGGTTCCGGTGGGTGATGAGGAAGTAGATGAGGGGCAGGACACCACCAGCATGGAGGAACAAGCCCACAATGACGGTCAGGGTGTACATGCCCAGCTGACCCCCCAGGACAGCCATGTCCTCCATCTCTAGGATCTTCCCAGCGATCAGGAACAGGATCCCCACAGGTGCATACCTAGGCCAAGCCAGACACCTGTCAGAGTGCCCTCATGACTTCCTCTAAACGTCAGAGCTGGCATCCCCAAGGCTTTGCCCATATAAGACCTTAGAGCCAGGCAGTGCCCATCATACAGCACCCTACTCTGCCCCAAACCTCCCCACATACTGACAAACAGGGATGGACCCCATAAACAtatcccactgcctctgcctgctcacCCACAGATCACACCTAGAACAGCAGGGAGAAGTTCCTACAACTCCAGCGCATACAATCTTATAAGGTTTCGCTTTCCTCCACTCCACCATTCAAGTCCCTCCCCAAATAGTCACTTCTTGGGACTCTTTCTCTAGATGTGGCCCAAACATCCCCTATTACTGGCCTTCAAACTTCCCTTATTCACCACCTCCAACTCTGTTTGTTTCAATGTGTAACCTCAATGTCCCTGTTCTCTTTCGTGTAAGTGCATATTCTCACTCACTCACTGGCCCTGAGTTATTTCACCTGAATTTCCCCAGACATCCCAAACCACGTCTTatcaaatcatttatttattcgaccactctcttgagcacctactctgcTCCAGTCACACTGTCCCTGCCCCTGTGGCACATACATTCTAATGGGGAAAACAGGCAATACACATAGGAATGCCTAATTAAAAACTTCAGATGGTGAGAGCTGCATAGAGTCCCTCAGTGTGCTGCACCAGTGTGAGTGGTCTGGAAGGGCCTCCCTGGAGATGTGACGTTCACACAGTGGCCTGAACGATGTGAAGAGACACATCTATCTGAAGGGGAAGCATTGCAAGCACcatgcaaagaccctgagatgagCATGAGCTAGAAGtgctgaaggagaagagagaagacagtgtTTGTGAAGTGACAAGTGAGAGGACACAGAGTGAGTTCATCAGGGGCTCACCTGTGCTCCCCACAAACCAGCGCATCTTAGTCTTGCAAGATGAGACACTGGCACCTGCCAGTGGTGCCTTCATTCACCCATCACCAGGCTTCTGCGTTACTCCTCTCTTTAGAAAGTGAAGACTACACTTGGTGGTTCTCATGGTAGAGGCattggagggcaggaggaggccagGACCTCTTGGGAAATTGGTACAATAGCGTGGGTCAGAAACTATGAGACCCACCCTGAGGTGGTGGGAAGGCGGATGTGGAGCACTCTTCTGGCCACATCTATATTCccctgggctcagctgggctcaTGGTGAGACCAGATGGGAGGCTGCTGAGCTGTCTCCCAGTTttcacctacctctctgcctgctctgtgaaCACCCTTCCCAGCTCCCTCATCATCATCCTTCCTCTTCATTCTCCACGAAACTCCTCAACCCTAGGTCAATTGCATGGGGCTTCTTTCCTTCTACATTCACCCAGCCAGCACATCTGGataaattctgccaacaacaCCTCTATAAGTTTATGGTTTCCAATACAGTTGAGCTTCCATCTTGTCAGTCTTCTTGCCTATCCTTGATAAGCTCCCCGCTCAGCTCCTTTTCCAAGTTTTAAACTTGGCCTCTAGCCCCCTATGCAACTTTGTAATTATTGGAGATTAGGTACAAAGTCTTCCCCAGTTTGGCCCTGGACAGTCTTGTTAATATCTTGCACCACCACTCCCAACTTACCCTGTGCTCCTACCTCCCTGAACTCCCCACCAACCTCCAGCCAACTCAGGTTCCTGCAGGCTTTGTATGTTCTCTTTCCCTGCTTGAACAGCCTCTCTCCATTCCTGTCCTATTGGGTTCCCACTTGCCTTTTAAGACCCAACTATGAGGCAACCTTTTCCATAACTCCCTCTTCACCTTACCAGGCAGAGTTCACTGCATATCCCTTCCTTGGCTGCTCACTTCTTCATGTTCCCAACTCTTTTTGAACACCCCTTTGCTCTAGAACATTCCACCTTGTAATATGCTTATCTAGGATGTGTCTGTCTCCTCCAAAATTTCATAAGCTTCTTGGGGACAGGAGCTGAATTCAGCATATCCCTGCATTCTAGACAGTTAACCCAGGAAAAGGTCTCCTGAATGAGTAAAGGAATTGGTGAAGGAATAGAGAATGGTAAAATGGATGCACGCATGCATCAACTAAGGAATAACtagtgagtggataaacaaataaggaaatgagCAAATGAGACACAAATGATcaggtgagtgaatgaatgagtgtgttAAGTGAATAAATGCAGGGAATACATGAGGGAGTGAATGGGAGAATAACAAATGCAGAGATGAATGAGTGGGCCAAAGAATGAGCTTGACTGAATACACGGCAGAGTGAGTAAATCAATCAGTCAGTCAAACAATGGCTTCATTAATGCGTGGATGAGTCTGTGAATGAGTTTATGAGTGAATGTATAAATGAGTAAATCAACCAATACATACATGAATAACCTTGGCAAAATGGCCCAATGGCCCCTTGAGCAGCTGCCCCATAGCCTGACTTCCCAGTCCTGGTTCCACACTTCCCATGTGCCATCACCTGTCAGCCCTGTCAAAACCCAGCACTTACCAGATAATAATGCCCACCATCCTCATAATAGCCTCATTGAGGCTGTCGAAGAAATCCCGAAGGACTCGGCCCTTGTGTTTCATGCCACCAATGACCAGCCCAAAGGCCACAGAGAAAACCACAAGGCCCAGGGCATTAATGCCATTGGCTGAGCCAGGCACAGGTACAGTCTCCTCGAAGCTCAGCACCTCCTGCAGAGTGCCCAAGGCCCAGGTGACATTTTCCAGGAGGCTAGTTCCGTTGTCCATTGAGGACGGGGGAGGCATGGAGGTGCCTGGCTCAGATCCATTCTCTGTCCTCACTATGGTCCTGGTTACCAGCCTCGTGCTATACTGTGTCTTGAACTGAAATATGGAGAGATTGGGGCCAAAATCAATTCATCAGAATCTCCTGAAGAAGTTTATTTAGAACACCAATTCCTGGTTGCTACCCCTGGATAGTCTTATTTAGAGGACCTGACCAATGCACAGAAGATCGAGTGAAGGAATGCATGAATAAAGGAGTGAACAACCAATGCATGGAAGAATGAGGAAAGAGTCTGCCTTTTTCAAAGCTCCCTGTTCAGAGAGACTTGGGAAACGCTCTCCTCAGTCATCTATGGTGAGATGCCCTGGTTCCTCCTTCAGCACCATCCCCAGGCAGCTCTTGGCCTAAGTCCTTTTCTGTTATCTTCCCTTGATCATTTCACCAATGGGAGGTACATTCTTTCTCCAAGACTCTTCCAAATGCCCCTTCCCACTGCACTGGCATGCTCTTCTTCCCGTGCCTCACCCCAGGACCACTCACTCAGCATCaagctaccccccacccccaaacctcctTGAACACACCGTGCACTTCCCGCTGACCTGTTTGAAGCAGGCCTCGACCAGGTTGGGTGGAAACATATTTCTGCAGAAAAACATCAGAAGAAGGGAGGTGGTTAGACCTTGGGAAGGAGTCCAGGGTGATAATAGTAAGAATAATAGCAATACTACCAACCATAATAGTGGCAGCCAACAAGTGAATGCTTACTCTAGACCAGGTACTGAGCTAAGTGCTTATCTAAAGTTAAAGTTATCTAAAGTATCTAAAGCTAAGTGCTTATCTAAACACAACAATAATTCTTGAAGTAAGCACTACCAAGGTCCCCATTTTATGCACAAAGAAACCAACACAGAGAGAACTTACAGATGTTACCCAAAGCAACACAGCTCAAAAGGGGTGCAGATGGACCTCAAATCCATGCCTCTCTAAGCCCTTCCATAGAACCCTATGCTACCTCAGACTTCAGTTCACACACATGTGCCAGTGATGCCTCAAAAAACACAGATAACTTGTGGACCTCAGATGTGGGTTTCCTCCAAGTCAGTGACTAGGGAAAAACCATCGTAAGCCTTGATTCTGGTTGGCAAAATTTagcttctttaaaagaaagggagCTTGTAAACACCAAATACCACTTGTTCTGAGCTCATTTCAAGATGCAGCTAAAGCCTCCAGAGCCTAAGGTCCAAAAGATCCTACCCTAGGAGTCAGCTACTCTCAGGATTTGCACAAGGCTCCAGGACATTAAATGGGTATCAATGAACTAGGTTCAAATTGGGTGTTGCATTTCCAGGCTGAATCAGCCCGTCCCCTTGAGTATTTCCTTGCCACCTTGTCTCTCCTTGAGTATGGCTGCTTGCATCTAAGGCCAGAGTTCCCATCAAAATTAGAAAGGACGTCACCTGACCAAGTCCATGAAGGCATCAGCTGTGGGGATGGTCTCAATGCGGCCCTCGCGGTGCAGCCCCTCCTTGGAGCCCTTCCCAGGATGGATGATGGTGACCATGAGGATACCAATGAAGACAGCAATGACCGTGGTCACCATGTAGTACACAGCTGCCCGCATCCCCATCCGCCCTGTTGCCTTGTTATCCAGGGATGCCATACCTGGAGGACAGGTGGTGCAACCCTGAGCAGCAGCATCcacaccccaccaccctctctcccaATCATCAGCTCTATTTCCCTCATACCACCAGCTCAACAAGAATTTCCCAAGAATCTTCttctgcaccccaccccagcacccacgCTGCCATCATTTGACCCCTCTTATCAGTCTTCAACCCCTATTCTATTTTCCAAATACGCCTTCCACCCCATCCTTCATCCCAAGCCCCACTTCACTAAACTTCCTCTACTTCAAGCCGAACTTTCCAACTTCCACCCCACCCTCCATTTATGCCTGTTACACCATCATGTCACTTTCATTCCACTCTTCATCCTACTACTGACCCCAATATTATACTTCCCTCCAGCCCACCTTACTGTACCCTATCTGTGAGAAATAGTTCTTTTGGTGCTCCCTCCAAAAGCCCTTTACCAGGCTAACACAACTGCCCTTCAGCTACTGCGTTGCTGGCTCCCGACAGTTCATGTGGCCCCCTTCTCTGGAGAATGGCCCTCAGCAGAACAAAAGTTGCTTTGCCCAGAAATACCCCAGGGAAGTCCTAAAATCAAAGGCTGCCTGGTACAGGGATTCAGAAGGCCAGTTCCTTTAACTCAaatagtggcagagctgggaagaaCAATTCTGTAGCTTTTCTCCTGCTCCAGAGTTATCCGTGGGATAAGGCTGAGAGGCCGGCCTCCTTCTGAACCCATCTCTGCTTAGATTTTTTCCCTGCCCCATCTTGCTCCCCTTGCTTCCTCGTGGGTCTCTCTTGAATGCTATCTCTTGATATATCATTTGTGCAAATATCCCCATTTTAGGCTCTGCTTCTGGGAAACCCAACCCAAGAAACCACTCTTTCAGTCCCTTATCTTCATCCTCATCCCCAAATCTGGAGGTTGGCGATCCACCACTTAGGGGCTAAATATGGCCCCCTCtctgtctttgtaaataaaggtttattggaacacaaccacaCACATTTGCTTACAGATGAATCTGCAGCT from Mustela erminea isolate mMusErm1 chromosome 1, mMusErm1.Pri, whole genome shotgun sequence harbors:
- the SLC1A6 gene encoding excitatory amino acid transporter 4 isoform X1 gives rise to the protein MSSHGNSLFLRESGQRLGRVGWLQRLQESLQQRALRTRLRLQTMTREHVLRFLRRNAFILLTVSAVVIGVSLAFALRPYQLTYRQIKYFSFPGELLMRMLQMLVLPLIVSSLVTGMASLDNKATGRMGMRAAVYYMVTTVIAVFIGILMVTIIHPGKGSKEGLHREGRIETIPTADAFMDLVRNMFPPNLVEACFKQFKTQYSTRLVTRTIVRTENGSEPGTSMPPPSSMDNGTSLLENVTWALGTLQEVLSFEETVPVPGSANGINALGLVVFSVAFGLVIGGMKHKGRVLRDFFDSLNEAIMRMVGIIIWYAPVGILFLIAGKILEMEDMAVLGGQLGMYTLTVIVGLFLHAGGVLPLIYFLITHRNPFPFIGGMLQALITAMGTSSSSATLPITFRCLEEGLGVDRRITRFVLPVGATVNMDGTALYEALAAIFIAQVNNYELNLGQITTISITATAASVGAAGIPQAGLVTMVIVLTSVGLPTEDITLIIAVDWFLDRLRTMTNVLGDSIGAAVIEHLSQRELELQEAELTLPSLGKPYKSLMAQEKGTSRGRGGNESAM
- the SLC1A6 gene encoding excitatory amino acid transporter 4 isoform X3; protein product: MSSHGNSLFLRESGQRLGRVGWLQRLQESLQQRALRTRLRLQTMTREHVLRFLRRNAFILLTVSAVVIGVSLAFALRPYQLTYRQIKYFSFPGELLMRMLQMLVLPLIVSSLVTGMASLDNKATGRMGMRAAVYYMVTTVIAVFIGILMVTIIHPGKGSKEGLHREGRIETIPTADAFMDLVRNMFPPNLVEACFKQFKTQYSTRLVTRTIVRTENGSEPGTSMPPPSSMDNGTSLLENVTWALGTLQEVLSFEETVPVPGSANGINALGLVVFSVAFGLVIGGMKHKGRVLRDFFDSLNEAIMRMVGIIIW
- the SLC1A6 gene encoding excitatory amino acid transporter 4 isoform X2: MSSHGNSLFLRESGQRLGRVGWLQRLQESLQQRALRTRLRLQTMTREHVLRFLRRNAFILLTVSAVVIGVSLAFALRPYQLTYRQIKYFSFPGELLMRMLQMLVLPLIVSSLVTGMASLDNKATGRMGMRAAVYYMVTTVIAVFIGILMVTIIHPGKGSKEGLHREGRIETIPTADAFMDLVRNMFPPNLVEACFKQFKTQYSTRLVTRTIVRTENGSEPGTSMPPPSSMDNGTSLLENVTWALGTLQEVLSFEETVPVPGSANGINALGLVVFSVAFGLVIGGMKHKGRVLRDFFDSLNEAIMRMVGIIIWYAPVGILFLIAGKILEMEDMAVLGGQLGMYTLTVIVGLFLHAGGVLPLIYFLITHRNPFPFIGGMLQALITAMGTSSSSATLPITFRCLEEGLGVDRRITRFVLPVGATVNMDGTALYEALAAIFIAQVNNYELNLGQITTIRHLI